Below is a genomic region from Microbacterium sp. LWO12-1.2.
GCACACTGCCGCCCTCGACGCGCCCGCCGGCCGGCAGCAGCCCGAGCAGGGCGTGCGCGGTGGTGGACTTGCCCGACCCCGACTCCCCCACGAGGGCGAGGGTCTCCCCCTCGCCGATCTCGAACGAGACGCCGTGCACGACATCGCGTCGCCCGGCGCGGGTGGCGTACGAGACCCGCAGGTCATCGACGGCGAGAACACTCATCGTGCGGCCCTTCCGATCCGGTGGCTGATGCGGTTCGCGCTCAGCACGACCGCCACGACGACGAGACCGGGCAGTGCGGTCAGCCACCACGCCGTCCCGATGTAGTTGCGGCCGTCGGCGATCAGGAGGCCCCATTCCGGGGTGGGGGGCGGTGCGCCGTAGCCGAGGAAGCCGAGCGTCGAGATCGCCAGGATCGCGGTGCCGAACTGCAGGGCGGCGAGCGCGACGATCGGGGTGAGCGAATTCGGGAGCACGTGGCGGCGCAGCACCGTGAAGAAGGTGGCACCACTGCCGTAGGCGGCCTCGACGTACTCGGTGCGGCGCACGCGCGCGACCTCGGCGCGCATGAGCCGGGCGAAGGCCGCGATGCTGCCCAGGCCGACCGCGATCGCCGCGTTCACGGTGCCGAAGCCGAGCAGGATGATCACCGACAGCGAGAGCAGCAGGCCGGGGATGGCCAACAGCACATCGACGATCCGCATCAGCACGTCGTCGACGACGCCGCCCAGCGCCCCCGCGATCGCCCCGAGCAACGTGCCGAGCGCGAGCCCGACGGTGACGGCGATGAGCGCTCCCGAGAGCGAGTGCACCGCGCCGTGCACGACCCGGCCGAACAGGTCGCGGCCCAACGTATCGGTGCCGAACCAGTGCGCTGCGCTGGGCGGGAGGAGCTTGTCTGCGGGCGTTCCGGTCAGCGGGTCGCCCGGGGCGAACACCCCGGGGATGAGCGCCCAGAGCACGGCGAGCGAGACCACAGCGACCGCGAGATACAGGCCCCAGGAGCGCCCACGCAGCCGGCGGACCCTCCGTGGGGCATCTGCCGCCGCGTCGACGGGCACGGGCGTATCCGCGTCCGTGGTCGGACGGGGAGTGAGAACGGGGACGGTCATGCCGACACCTCCTGGAGGGTCGTCGTCTTCGGAGTGGTGGCCGGGGTCGATGCGCGGGCGACACGGCGCTGCCGCGGATCGATGAGCGGTGTCACGAGGTCGACCGCGAAGCTGATCAGCACGAACCCGAGCGCCGAGAGCAGGACGACGCCCTGAAGCACAGGGATGTCCTGATTCGACACGGCCTGCTCGGTGAGGCGTCCGATGCCGGTGCGCCCGAACACCGTCTCGGTGACGACCGCGCCGCCCACGAGCTCACCGAACAGCACACCGGCGATCGTCAGCGTGGGCAGTGTCGCGTTGCGGGCGACCGACCTGGTGAGCACCCAGAGCGGCGGCGCTCCCTTCGCGCGGACGACCGTGATGAACGGTTGCGCCTGCACCTGGTCGACGGCGCGGACCAGTACCTGGGCGAGTGGCGCCGAGATCGGCACTGCGAGTGTCAGCACCGGCAGGATCAGCCCGCTCACCGGGTCGGCACCGACGATCGGCACCCAGCCGAGCCCGAACGAGAACACCTGGATCAGCAGAATGCCGAGCCAGAACACCGGCACGGCCACGAAGAGGCCCGGCACCTGCCGCAGTCCGTCGCGCAGCCAGGCGAAGGGGGCGAGAGAGGAGAGCCCGGCGATGAGGATCGCGATCAGGAGCGCGACGACCAGTCCGAGTGAGGCGAGCAGGAGTGTGGCGGGCAGCGCCTCGGACAGCATCGTCAGCACCGGTGTGCCGAACTGCGTCGAGTACCCGAAGTCGCCGGCCAGGAAGCCGAGTCCGGCGTGCACGTACTGCTCCCACCAGGGCAGATCGGCGCCATAGGTGGCGCGGATGCTGTCGAGCTGCTCCGGCGACAGCCCGAGGCTCGGATCCGCGAACTTGATCAGTATCGCGTCGCCCGGCAGCAACTGGAGCAGGAAGAAGGTGGCCGTGAAGGCCGCGATCAGAACGATCGCAGCCTGCCCGGCTCGTCGGAGGACGAAACTCATCAGTGATCCGTGTGCATCAGTGATCGGCGAGCCAGACGCCGGAGAAGGTCGGACGACCCACCGACTCGAAGGCGACGCCCTGCACGTAGGTGGCGGCGCCGTAGACCTGCGGCTCCTCGAACAGCGGGATCACGTACGCCTGCTCGGCGATGTAGTCCTGCACGGCCTGCGAGGCGGCGATGCGCTTGTCGGCATCGGGCTCGGAGGCCACGGCGAGGAGCAGCTCGTCGAGCTTCGCGTCCTGCGAGATCAGCACGTCACGGTTCTTCGTGAAGTACTGGCTCTTGATCACATCGAGATCTGCACGGCCGACCATCGAGTGGTAGAAACCGGTCTTCAGCGGATCGCGGGTGTCCTCTGCGGCGCTTCCGGCGTCGCCGGGCTTGACCTGCAGCTCGACGCCGACCTTCGCCAGCTGCTGGGCGACGAGTTCGAGCGTCTGCTTCGACAGCGGCTGCGGCTTCGCCTCGTAGACAGTGATCGACAGGCGCTCCCCGTCCTTCTCGCGGATGCCGTCGGATCCGGGAACCCATCCGGCCTCGTCGAGCAGCTCGGTCGCTTTGTCGGGGTCGTAGACGTAGTGCTCCGACTCGTCCTTGTATCCGACAGCCTGCGAGGACAGCACCGACGTCGCCGCCGGATAGTTCTCGGTGAACAGGGTGTCGACGACCTCCTGCGCGTTCACCGCCGCGATGATCGCCTGCCGCACGCGGATGTCGCCGAGCAGCGGGTTCTCCGGGCGGAGCGCGATCGAGTTGTTCACACCGCGGGTCTGCGGGGCGTAGAGGGTGAACCCGGCGCTCTCGACGCGGTCCTCGTCGAACGCCTGCACGTAGCGCACGTAGTCGGCCTGACCGGCGAGCAGCGATCCGATGCGCACCGAGTCCTCGGGGGTGATCAGCACATGCACCGCGTCGAGGTACGCACGCCCCTGGTTGGTCGCGCTCTCCGGCGCCCAGTCGTAGTCCTCGCGCGCGGTGAGCGTGTACTCGGTGCCCAGCTTCTCGTCGGTGACGGTGAAGGGTCCTGAACCGATGATCTCCTCGGCGTTGCCCGCGCCGAAGTCCTCGATCGTGCCGTCGAGCGTCTCGGGCGAGAGCAGGCCGGAGTTGATGGTCGACGTCGCCTGCAGGAAGCCGGGAGACGGTGCCGTGAAGTGGAACGTGACGGTGTCGTCGTCGACGACCTCGCTGCTGGCGTAGTTGTTGATCGCCTCGGAGACCGTGAGCCCTCGGTCGGCGTCGCCGAGGCCGTAGGTGTCGAAGTTCTTCTTCACGGCTTCCGCATCGAGCGGAGTGCCGTCGGAGAAGGTCACATCCGACTTCAGGTTGAAGGTGTACTCGGTCGCGTCATCGTTCACGGTCCAGTCCGTGGCGATCCACGGCTCGATCTCGAGCGACTCCGGGTTCTGCCAGGTGAGACGCGCGGCGATGTTGTTGACCACGCCGCCGTTCGGGTAGAAGCCGGCCTGCGGCGGGTAAAGGTTCGTGTACGCCTGGTGCTCGAGGTAGGTGAGCGTGCCACCCGTGATCGGGTCGCCGGCCTCGGCCGGAGCGTTCGCCGGTGCGGGAGAGGTGGCGCAGGCAGCGAGGCTCGCCGCCATCACGAGCGGGAGGGCGACGGCTGCGGCGCGGACGGTGCGGCGGTTCATGCGGGGGCCTCCTGGAGGGATGGGATGCAGGGATGGAAGTGCAAGGTGTGGATCACGCTAGGGGTGGAAGCACGGCGATGCGACCGGATCGTCACGGGCAGACGCCGCCCGTCACCGGACGACTCCTGGCGTCATGCGGCGTCATGCGCGCACGGCCTGGAGCGCAGGCTGCGCGGCGATGCCGAGTCGTTCGCGCAGGGTCTCGCCCTCGCGTCCGAGCAGTCCGCGGCGGCGCAGTTCCGGAGCGGCGAGACGAGTGAACGCCTCGAACTGCGCCGGCTGGAAAGCCGACAGCACGTTGAATCCGTCGGCCGCTCCTTCGTCGCGCCACTTCTCGAAATGATCGGCGATGGTCGTCGCCCCGCCGACCACGAAGGCGGCGGGCACCGCGTGCGCCGCGACCAGGTGGCGCCACGTGAGCGGATGACGTGTCGCCACACCCAGCCCTGCGATGCGCGTCAGCCGTTCGATCAGCGCGGCTCCTGCCGTGCCCAGCCGAGAGGCCTGCTCCGCGGTGACCTCATCGTCGAACGCGGCACCGCGCAGCGGATCATCAGGCGCGACGGCGAGCGCATCGGCGAGAGCCGCGACCGTGCGGTTGGCGGGGAAGGCAGTGCGATCGCGCTGATGCCCTTCGGCGAGCGGCAGCAGGGCGAGCAGGCGCTCCACGATGCGGTGCGCGTCGGCATCGGTGTCGGCGACCACGGGCAGCACGGGTGCGATGACCTTCAGCGATTCCGGTGCACGACCGGCATCCGCGGCGATCGCCCGCAGGGCCCTGCGCACCTCGATCGCGTCGGCGAGGTTCGGGGCCGCGATCAGCGCGAGATCCGCCTCGGTCGCCGCCAGCGACCGCGACCGCGGCGAGGTTCCGGCGTGCACGATGGGAATCTGCCCCTGCGGGGGCCTCGCGACGTTGAGCGGACCGGTGACGCCGAGGTGGGTGCCCTGCAGACCGGCGGGGCGCAGTCCGTCCGGATCGATCAGCACGCCGCGCGCGGCATCCGCGATCCAGGCGTCTTCGCTCCACGAGTCCCACAGGCGGCGCAGCGCCGTGACGAACTCCTCTGCACGGTCATAGCGGTTCTCGTTGTCGGCGTGCGCGTCGCGGCCGTGGTTGCCCGCGGCGCGCGGCTCCGCGCCGGTCACGAGATTCACACCCGCTCGCCCGCCCGTGAGCACGTCGAGGGACGCCAGTGAGCGGGCCGTCGTATAGGGGTCGGCGTAGGTGGTGTTGACCGTCGCGATGAGTCCGATGCGGGAGGTGAGCCCGGCGAGAAAGAGCACGGCACTCACCGGGTCGATGCGGGCCAGCAGATAGGGGTCGCGGAACTCGAGATCGGGTCCCGTCGCGAGCCAGTCGCCGAAGAACAGGTAGTCCAGGCCGGCCTCTTCGCCCGCCTGTGCGACGCGACGCAGGATGTCGGCGTCACCGGCGGGATCGCGGTGCGCCCCGTCCTGTCGCCAGCCGGAGGGATAGGCGCCGAGTGTGCGCACCATGGCGCCGACGATGAGGGGTTCGGTCATGACCGACACGCTAGAAGCACGCCGACGCGCGGGGCGAGGACGCCGAAGTCGCAGGTCACAGAGCGCAACAGTCCGACACACAGGGCGCACCCTCTACGCTGAAGACATGACTGGTCTTCGTTGGGGCATCCTCGCGACCGGCGGTATCGCCGGCGCCTTCGCATCCGATCTGCGCACTGCAGGACTCGACCTGGTGGCGGTCGGTTCGCGATCCCAGGAGTCGGCGGACGCCTTCGCATCACGATTCGACATCCCGCATGCGCATGCGTCCTACGAGGCGCTCGTGGCCGATCCCGATGTCGACATCATCTACGTCTCGACGCCGCATCCGATGCACCACGCGAACGCCCGCCTCGCGCTCGAACACGGCAAGCACGTGCTCGTCGAGAAGGCGTTCACCCTCAACCATGCCGAGGCGGAGGACCTGCAGCGCCTGGCCGCCGAACGCGGCCTGCTGGTGACCGAGGCGATGTGGACCCGCTACCTGCCGCACATGGTCCGCGTCCGCGAGATCATCGCCGCCGGCACGCTCGGCGAGATCCGCGCGGTCAGCGCCGACCACACGCAGCTGCTCCCCTCCGACCCGACTCACCGGCTCAACGCGCTCGAGCTCGGCGGCGGCGCACTGCTCGACCTGGCGATCTACCCGCTGTCGTTCATCTGGGACATCCTGGGCGCGCCCACCACCGTCCACAGCGTCGCTCGGCTGATCGAGACCGGCGCGGACGCCGAGGTCGCGACGGTCATGACCCACGAGGGCGGGGCGGTCTCCACGAGCCTGTCATCGTCGCGCGCGGCCGGTCCCAACACGGCCGTCATCCTCGGCACTGAGGCGCGCATCGAGATCGAACGGTACTGGTGGTCCCCCTCCGTCGCGCGGGTGATCGATCCGCAGGGCGAGGTGATCGAGGAGTTCAACGGCCGCCCCGCCTCCGACGCAGACGGACGCGGCATGCAGTACGAGGCACTCGCCGCGGAGCGGCTGGTGCGCGAGGGCCGTCTCGAGGGCGACATCCTCCCGATCGCCGAGAGCGTCGCGATCATGGGCACTCTCGACGAGATCCGCCGCCAGATCGGCGTGCGCTACCCCGGAGAGGACGCCGCCAATGGCTGAGCCCACCGACTCCCGCGTCGCGGTCTATCTGGACTTCGACAACATCGTCATCTCCTGGTACGACAGGGTGCACGGTCGCAACGCCTATGCCAAGGACCGTCAGCGCATCTCCGAGCAGCCGAACGACCCCGAGGTCGCCGAGCGTCTGAGCCAGGCGATGATCGAGGTCGGGGCGATCATCGACTACGCCGCCTCCTTCGGCACCCTGGTGCTCACCCGCGCCTACGCCGACTGGTCATCGCCCGTGAACGCCGTGTACCGGTCCCAGCTGGTGGCCCGCGCCGTCGACCTCGTGCAGCTGTTCCCCGCCGCCGCCTACGCGAAGAACGGCGCCGATATCCGGCTGGCCGTGGATGCCGTGGAAGACATGTTCCGCCTCCCCGACCTCACCCACGTGGTGATCGTCGCCGGCGACAGCGACTACGTGCCGCTCGCACAGCGCTGCAAGCGTCTCGGCCGCTACGTGATCGGCGTGGGCGTCGCAGGCTCCACCGCCAAGTCCCTCGCCGCCGCGTGCGACGAGTTCGAGGCGTACGACTCCCTCTCCGGTGTCGTGCGTCCGGTCAAGGCCCCCGCCGCCGCGGCGACGCCCGTCGTCGATGCGCCGGTCGAGACCCCGCCTGCGCCCGCCGAGGCCGCCGCCGACGCTCCGAAGACGAAAAGCCGTTCCCGCGCCAAAGCCAAGACCGCGCCCGCCGAGACCGCACCGCCGAAGCTCGATGAGCAGGGTGAGGCCACACAGCTCCTGGAGCGCGCCCTGCGGCTGGGCCATGACAAGGGCGATGCCGACGAGTGGCTGCACAGCTCCGCCGTGAAGACGCACATGCGCCGCATGGACCCGTCGTTCAGCGAGAAGGCGCTCGGCTACCGCTCGTTCTCGGACTTCCTGAAGTCCCGCGACGACATGGCCGAGCTCGAGGAGACAGGGCACGAGCGGCTGGTGCGCTTGCGCGACCACTGAGACGCCGGGCCGTCCGCCGTCACCGCGCTGAGCGCAGCCCCCGCCACGACAGCGCGACGACCAGGGCGGTGACGACTCCGACCGCACCGTAGGCGATGCGCGGGTCGGTCAGGTCGGCGAGCCCGCCGACCAGCAGGCCCGTCACGACCGTCGACCCCGGCAGCGCCATCGCCCAGATGCCCATGACACGACCGCGGATCGCCGTGGGCGTCGACAGCATCACGAAGGCGTTCGCGCGGGCGATGAACCACATCACGACCATGCCCACCGCCGCGAGACCTGTGAACAGCAGCGGCAGCGTCGGCGCGGCCGCCGAGAGCAGCACCGCGGCCGCCATCGCCACGGCCATCGCCCGCACCTCTCCGCTGCGGGGCATGGTCGGCCCTGTCGCCGAGAAGAACGCACCGGGCAGCGCGCCCAGGCCGAAGGCGACCGCGAGTGCACCGTAGGTGCCGCCATCGGCCTGAAACACGTCGGCGACGATGAGCGGCACCACGACGGCGATGTTGTAGCACGCAGAGGCGCAGACGGCGAGGAGCAGCGTCGCGCGGATGGCGGGCGTGTGCATCGCGAATCGCCAGGCGCCGATCGGCCGCTCGGCGGGCGCCGTCGCGTCGGCCACGGAGGGATGACCGAGAGGAGCGACCGGACGCAGCGCGAGCAGCACGAAGATCGACGGCACGAACATCAGCACGTTCACGACGAAGCACCAGCCCGCGTCGGAGACGACCAGCAGCATGCCGGCGATCGCGGGCCCGATGACCCTGGCACCGTTGATGATCACCTCGTTCATGCTGACGGCGCTCGTCATCCGCTCGCGGCCCACGATGTCCATCACCAGCAGCTGACGCGCCGGGTTGTCGGCGGCGAAGGCCACACCGTGCGCGAGCGAGAGGGCCATCAGCATCCACAGCTCCAGCGCCCCGCCGAACGTGAGCGCCGCGAGCAGACCGGCGATGAGCATCTGCGCCACGGCCGTCACCAGCAGCACCGCGCGCCGCGTGTGGCGGTCGACCAGGATCCCGATGAACGGCCCGAGCAGCAGCGTGGGCAGCATCATGCAGGCCGTCACCGCGCCGAGGGCGATGCCGTCGCCGCCCAGCTCGATCACGAGCCATGCGATCGCGATCTGCGAGGCCGCTGCCCCCGCTCCGGAGAGCAGCTGCGCGATGCTCCAGCGACGGTAGTCGCGGATGCGCAGCGCGACGAAGGAGCGGGTCAGCGCCTCGCGGGTGAATCGAGCCCGCAGGGGCTCCCAGAACACCTCTGCCTACTGGTTGCTGAATGCAGCGTCGAACGACGCCGTGGGCTTCGGCCACAGCAGCGACCGCACGAACCCGACGGCCTCGGCAGCGCCGTGCAACCGGTCCATCCCGGCGTCCTCCCACTCGATCGAGATCGGACCGGAGTAGCCGATCGCGTCGAGGGCACGGAACGAGTCCTCCCACGGCACATCCCCATGACCGGTCGAGACGAAGTCCCAGCCGCGCCGCGGGTCGCCCCAGGGCAGGTGCGAGCCGAGCACGCCGGCGCGGCCGTTCTGCGGGCGCATCCGGGTGTCCTTGCAGTCCACGTGGTAGATCCGATCCGCGAAGTCGACGATGAAGCCGACCGGATCGATGTTCTGCCACATCATGTGCGAGGGGTCCCAGTTGAAGCCGAACGCCTCACGGTGGTCGACGGCCTCCAGCGCCCGCACCGACGACCAGTAGTCGTAGGCGATCTCGCCAGGGTGCACCTCGTGGGCGAAGCGCACGCCCTCACCGTCGAACACATCCAGGATCGGGTTCCACCGGGCGGCGAAGTCCTCGAAACCACCCTCGATGACCGATGCGGGCACGGGCGGGAACATGGCCACGTACGGCCAGATCGACGACCCCGTGAACCCGACGACGGTGTCGATGTCGAGTTTGCGCGCCACGCGGGCGGCCCGCTTCATGTCGTCGGCCGCACGCTGCCGCACGCCCTCGGCATCGCCGTCGCCCCACACGTAGTCGCGCAGGATCGCCTGGTGACGGAAGTCGATCGGCGCGTCGCACACGGCTTGACCGGCGAGATGGTTCGAGATCGCGAAGATCTTCAGCCCGTGGCGGTCGAGGATCTCCTTGCGCGAGGCCAGATAGGCGTCGTCCTCGTCGGCGCGCTGAAGGTCGAGGTGGTCGCCGGATGCCGCGACCTCGAGACCGTCGTAGCCCCACTCGCTCGCGAGCCGTGCCACCTCCTCGAAGGGCAGGTCGGCCCACTGCCCCGTGAACAGGGTGACGGGATGCGTGCTGGTCATCGTGCAGCCTCCGGGTAGTTCTCCGCGATCCACGCCCAGCTGGTCTTCGCGCTGGCGAACGGCTCCATGCTGGGCTTGTCCACTTCGATGATCACAGAACCGTCGAAGTCCTCCGGCAACCCGGCGAGCGCGTCGACGATCGGCACGTCCCCGAGACCGGGCTCGAGGAAGAAGCGCCGGCTCATCACATCGAAGTACGGGGTGCGCGTCGCCCGTGCCTCCGCGGCGATCGACAGGTCCATGTCCTTCACGTGCAGATCGGAGATGCGGTCGGCGTGCGCGGCCACCCACGCCACGACATCCGCGCCGGTCCAGGCCAGGTGCCCGATGTCGGGCCCAGCCGCGAGCAGGCTCGGTGAGATCGCATCGAGCACGTACTCGTACTCGTACTCGGTCTCCACCCACGTGCCGACGTGGTTGTGCAGCGCGGCCGTCACACCTTCGGCTGCGAGCACCTCGGCGGCCTCGCCGATGATGTTCGCGACACGGTCCAGCCGCGCCCGGTCGAAGGCGTGCCCGACCGCGGCTGCCTCGTCGATGCGCGGACGGCCCGGCGCCATGTCGGCTGCCAGGAACACCCGGTCGAGCCCCATGAACGTCGTCTCCTCGGCGCGGCGGCGGATCTCGTCGAACCAGCGGAAATGCGCCTCCGGGTCACCGGAGTGGTCACGGTCGAACTCCTCGGGAAGCCCGATGTGCACGTAGCCCGGCGACAGCCTCAGGCCCGAGTCCGCGACGACACGGGCATAGCTCTGCAACGTCTGGGTCGGCAGCACCTCCAGCATGACCGAGGAGTATCCCGCCTCTGCCACCTGCCCGAGGATGACCGGCTGCTTGGGCAGGAAGCTCGACAGGTCGAACTCCCATCCCACGCTTCCCGGCTCGCCCGTGGACTCGCCGAGCGAGACCGTGATCCACTGCAGCGTGTTGAGCGAGAAGTGATCCTGTGTCAGCGCCATCGCTGTTCTCCGTTCTTAGAGGACCTGTTCTGCACGGCCCGGCCCCTTCAGGAACCGGTGACTTCGGCGACCCAGGCGGCCGTGTGCTTCGCGCTAGCCACCGGATCCATGCTCGCCCTGTCCACCTCGATGATGATCCACCCGCCGAAGCCGTCGGGGAGCACCGAGAGTGTGTCGACGATGTCGATCTGGCCGAGCCCCGGCTCGAGGTAGAGCCCCAGGTCGGTGGCGCGTTCGTAACTGAAGCCCTCTTCGCGGCTGCGACGGGCCAGCTCCAGGTTCAGGTCCTTGACATGCAGATCCTGCACGCGATCCGCCCACTTCGCGATGGCCTGCTTCGCATCGATGCCCGCCCATTCCAGGTGGCCGATGTCGAAGGAGGCACCCAGGCGCGAGGCGTCGATGCTGTTCAACACGTGCTCGTACTCGTGCTCGGTCTCGATCCAGGTGCCGACGTGGTTGTGCAGTCCGGGACGCACCCCCTCGGCGTTGAGCACGTCGACTGCCTCATCGATCAGGTCCGTGAGCTCGTCGAGTCGATCCTGCGAGAAGTCGACGCCGATCGCCGGCTTCTCCCAGCGGACGGCGGTCTGGTCGACCTCGGCGGCGAGGAAGATGGTGTCGAGCCCGAAGTAGTTGGATTCCTCCGCCTTGCGGCGCACTGCGTCGAACCAGTGGATGCGCTCGAACGTGCCGCGCTCCAGGCGCCCGCCGTGGTCGCTCGCGAGCGGCACCTGCACGTAGCCGGGAGCGAGCTCCAGACCGGAGGCCTCGACCATGGCGGCGTAGTTCTGCAGCGTCTGCGTGTCGAGCACCTCCAGCATCGTGGCCGAGAAGCCGGCGTCCCTGATCTCCGCCAGCACCTGCGGGTACTCGGCGACGAACGAGGGATCCGCGAAACGCCACAGGCTCGCGCTGCTGAGATCGTCCGGGTTCTCCTTGACGTTGATCCACTGGATCGCGTTGAGCGCGAACTTCAGGTCTTTCATCTGCATGGTGGTTTCCGTTCGGTTCTACTTCAGCCCCGCGGTGGCGACACCCTGGATGAAGTACTTCTGGAGGAAGAGGAAGAGGATGAGGATCGGCAGCAGCACGACGACGGCGCCGGCGAGCAGCAGTCCGAACGAGACGGTGTTGGATGCCTGGGAGGCCACCGACAGTCCGACCGGGGCCGTGTAGGTGTCCTGCGACTGGGCGACGACGAGCGGCCAGAGGAAGTTGTTCCACGAGGTGAGGAACGACAGGATCGCGACCGTCGCAAGGCCCGGGCCGGTGAGCGGGAGGAAGATCCGGAAGAAGAGCCGCCCCTCCCCCGCGCCGTCGAGACGAGCAGCCTCCATGAGCTCGAACGGCACTCCGTGCGCGAACTGACGCATGATGAACACGCACAGCGGCAGGATCAGCACCGGCAGGATGATCGCGATGAGCGAGTTCACCAGTCCCATCTGCACGACCACGACGAACTGCGGCACGAACAGCGCCACGTACGGCACGATCATCGAGACGATCACCAGCGGGAAGACGAAGTTCTTCCCCCGGAAGCGCAGCTTCGCCAGGGCGTAGCCGGCCATCGCGCTGAACAGCACGTTGCCCGCGATCGCGACGCCGGAGACGATGAAGCTGTTCATCATGTAGGTGCCGAACTCACGGTCGGCGAACAGCTGGATGTAGTTGTCGATCTGGAAGGACTCGGGGAACCACGCCCCCGGGTTGCCCAGGAACTCGGACTGCGTCTTGAACGATCCGAAGAACACCCAGACGAAGGGAAGGAGCATGAACACGGTGACGACGATGAGGGCTGTGTAGTTCAGCGCCTGGCGCGTCGGAGACAGAGTCTTCAATGTTTCGGCCTCAGCATTCGGAACTGGACGATCGCGACGATGCTGACGAGCAGAAGGAGCAGGACGGATCCGGCCATCGAGGCCGACACGTTCCCGAATCCGAACTGTTCGTAGACCCAGACCGCGATCGATTTGGTGGAGCCGAGCGGTCCGCCCTTGGTCAGCAGGTACGGCTCCTCGAAGATGTTCAGGAAGGCGACGGTCATCAGCACGGTGACCAGCAGCGTGGTCGGACGCAGGAGCGGAAGCGTGATCGACCAGAGTCGGCGCCAGGTGCCGGCCCCATCGGTCGCTGCGGCCTCGTAGATCTCCTCCGGCACGGCCTGCAGACCCGCGAGGAACAGGATCATGCAGGTTCCCGTGGTGCGCCAGACGCCCATCAGCACGACCGTGGTGATCGCCCACCCCGGCTCGCCGAGCCAGTTCGGCTCCGGCAGGCCGAGGTCCCCCAGCGAAGAGTTGACCGGACCGGTGATCGAGAAGGCGTACTGCCAGATGACGGCCGCCGCCACGATGTTGGTGATGACGGGCACGTAGACCGCCGCACGGAAGAAGGTCTTGAGACGGCGGATGCCGTTGTTGAGCATGAGCGCCAGCGCGAGGCCGAGCGCCATGCTGATCGGCACGCACAGCACCACGAACATGATCGTGTTGAGGAACGCACTCTGGAAGCCGGGGTTCGTGATGACCTTCGCGAAGCCTTCGAAGCCGGTGAAGTTGACCCCCAGAGGGTCACGGATGTCCCTCGCGGTCATGTCCGTCAGGCTGGCGCCGATGGCCAGGATGGCGGGGATGCCCGTGAAGAGCAGGAACAGGGCGAGGAAAGGTGAGAGGAAGAGCCACGCCGTGGTGGTCTCCGCCTTGCTTCCCTCGCGCATCTTCCTGGTGCCTCCGGGGCGTCGTCGGGTAGACGCCCCGGAGGTGACCATGGTGCGAGTCGCTGTGGTGGACATGGCAGGTGTCAGTTGCCCATCCCGATCGACTCGGCCTGCTGCTGCGCCGCGTCGAGCGCGTCCTGCGCGGAGAGTCCGCCGCGGACGACCTTCTCCATCTGCTCACCGATGACCGTGCCCACCTGGCTCCAGGTGGAGACCTTCGGCAGCGTGATCCCGGTCTCGAGACCGGCTTCGACGGTCGCGAGCAGGCGGTCGTCAGCGAGAGCGGGGTCTTCCCACGCGGACTTCACAGCCGGCATGTTCTTGAAGATCTGGAACCATTCGACCTGGCTCTCCGGCTCCGACATGAAGCGCGCGAACTTCCACGC
It encodes:
- a CDS encoding TIGR04028 family ABC transporter substrate-binding protein; amino-acid sequence: MNRRTVRAAAVALPLVMAASLAACATSPAPANAPAEAGDPITGGTLTYLEHQAYTNLYPPQAGFYPNGGVVNNIAARLTWQNPESLEIEPWIATDWTVNDDATEYTFNLKSDVTFSDGTPLDAEAVKKNFDTYGLGDADRGLTVSEAINNYASSEVVDDDTVTFHFTAPSPGFLQATSTINSGLLSPETLDGTIEDFGAGNAEEIIGSGPFTVTDEKLGTEYTLTAREDYDWAPESATNQGRAYLDAVHVLITPEDSVRIGSLLAGQADYVRYVQAFDEDRVESAGFTLYAPQTRGVNNSIALRPENPLLGDIRVRQAIIAAVNAQEVVDTLFTENYPAATSVLSSQAVGYKDESEHYVYDPDKATELLDEAGWVPGSDGIREKDGERLSITVYEAKPQPLSKQTLELVAQQLAKVGVELQVKPGDAGSAAEDTRDPLKTGFYHSMVGRADLDVIKSQYFTKNRDVLISQDAKLDELLLAVASEPDADKRIAASQAVQDYIAEQAYVIPLFEEPQVYGAATYVQGVAFESVGRPTFSGVWLADH
- a CDS encoding NtaA/DmoA family FMN-dependent monooxygenase (This protein belongs to a clade of FMN-dependent monooxygenases, within a broader family of flavin-dependent oxidoreductases, the luciferase-like monooxygenase (LMM) family, some of whose members use coenzyme F420 rather than FMN.) gives rise to the protein MTEPLIVGAMVRTLGAYPSGWRQDGAHRDPAGDADILRRVAQAGEEAGLDYLFFGDWLATGPDLEFRDPYLLARIDPVSAVLFLAGLTSRIGLIATVNTTYADPYTTARSLASLDVLTGGRAGVNLVTGAEPRAAGNHGRDAHADNENRYDRAEEFVTALRRLWDSWSEDAWIADAARGVLIDPDGLRPAGLQGTHLGVTGPLNVARPPQGQIPIVHAGTSPRSRSLAATEADLALIAAPNLADAIEVRRALRAIAADAGRAPESLKVIAPVLPVVADTDADAHRIVERLLALLPLAEGHQRDRTAFPANRTVAALADALAVAPDDPLRGAAFDDEVTAEQASRLGTAGAALIERLTRIAGLGVATRHPLTWRHLVAAHAVPAAFVVGGATTIADHFEKWRDEGAADGFNVLSAFQPAQFEAFTRLAAPELRRRGLLGREGETLRERLGIAAQPALQAVRA
- a CDS encoding ABC transporter permease, whose protein sequence is MTVPVLTPRPTTDADTPVPVDAAADAPRRVRRLRGRSWGLYLAVAVVSLAVLWALIPGVFAPGDPLTGTPADKLLPPSAAHWFGTDTLGRDLFGRVVHGAVHSLSGALIAVTVGLALGTLLGAIAGALGGVVDDVLMRIVDVLLAIPGLLLSLSVIILLGFGTVNAAIAVGLGSIAAFARLMRAEVARVRRTEYVEAAYGSGATFFTVLRRHVLPNSLTPIVALAALQFGTAILAISTLGFLGYGAPPPTPEWGLLIADGRNYIGTAWWLTALPGLVVVAVVLSANRISHRIGRAAR
- a CDS encoding ABC transporter permease — encoded protein: MSFVLRRAGQAAIVLIAAFTATFFLLQLLPGDAILIKFADPSLGLSPEQLDSIRATYGADLPWWEQYVHAGLGFLAGDFGYSTQFGTPVLTMLSEALPATLLLASLGLVVALLIAILIAGLSSLAPFAWLRDGLRQVPGLFVAVPVFWLGILLIQVFSFGLGWVPIVGADPVSGLILPVLTLAVPISAPLAQVLVRAVDQVQAQPFITVVRAKGAPPLWVLTRSVARNATLPTLTIAGVLFGELVGGAVVTETVFGRTGIGRLTEQAVSNQDIPVLQGVVLLSALGFVLISFAVDLVTPLIDPRQRRVARASTPATTPKTTTLQEVSA